In Dysidea avara chromosome 3, odDysAvar1.4, whole genome shotgun sequence, a single window of DNA contains:
- the LOC136249173 gene encoding synaptotagmin-like protein 5, with protein MSRIVQLPFLSQKEEETILSVIEEDLKLQKEEETRIQKLRDDIASLTLKPCRNHVRTFYARCVILFGQIFDSLKMCPTCSQWICKRDRICCLDDYQWICKLCNVRKKLHINEKMLDVSLDPSNVLCVSFNARDGEMEQQFHHKQQNYLLPKEETDQDYQTPEMFQQETGEEKKDNGNTEEEQRQPQQNIHIPAAKFVAFYSSNKQETGQQNCQHNQKENEAEQQQQKQQSIGVQPVIDSPSQSPKKLIFKENPNVIAITQSFLQPIIPVATVNPINTLDDYDDGVTEITTDNGDSSSSSEDDSETSDNDDQEKNTSNQPKPILVYPCSSNHDGEETINLMLPQKCEEKTSFELDDDKFRALTKKNTLRNRANITASLRSLIDYNDDRVYKSDSLNSNMSDMRSIYSGSVMYTHDDVTGEIQMGVSYSDTDNTLKVSINKVRGLTPPNKIAENHTNPYVKTYLLPDWSKTTKKKTSVKKGVDPIFNEIIKYPIKRQELSKHTLKVGVWHNDFWRHNMFLGEVMLPLDKVDWSNPSDKWYGLKELSHDTSQLTDCGQLKVSLQFNITNDKKQMGDLVVTIISGHNLLQTELTCNPVVKCHLLPDYKKKFKTKVLKDSSDPEWNEQFVFDHLKLEDLCKNRVIELTVWNSTNNTKHYDFIGGLRLGPRPNHKKQLSYMDSSGNELSHWMSVVNTPGKCVEQLHTLRHNMDPLPMGVTSQQEVTSQNSFKAVSKTLPSGGSDSDNSSRQLVDTPVHIGEVRVMLQFVPDTNKSGKLKVWIRQASRLKTRYDNGSFVVCTLLPKGKYEKFKSTVIQNDENSLYNAKFQFDKITDVELSYDRVLEITIWEPHRNTNEFVGGVRLGPKPQAGSRMNSVGSEVNQWEMMMAHPKEWIDEWYPLVLLNKPQKV; from the exons ATGTCTCGGATAGTCCAGTTGCCATTCCTCTctcaaaaagaggaagaaacgATCCTTTCCGTGATCGAAGAAGATCTCAAGCTTCAGAAGGAAGAAGAAACGCGTATCCA GAAACTACGTGATGATATCGCAAGCCTGACGCTGAAGCCGTGCAGAAATCACGTTAGGACATTCTACGCTCGCTGTGTCATCCTGTTTGGCCAGATATTCGACTCCCTGAAGATGTGCCCAACCTGTTCCCAGTGGATATGTAAACGTGACCGGATCTGTTGCTTGGACGACTATCAGTGGATATGCAAACTTTGCAATGTCCGGAA GAAGTTGCACATCAATGAGAAGATGTTGGACGTCTCCCTTGATCCTTCTAATGTATTGTGTGTGTCCTTCAATGCAAGAGATGGTGAAATGGAACAACAATTTCATCACAAACAACAAAACTACCTACTACCAAAAGAAGAAACAGATCAGGACTACCAGACCCCAGAAATGTTTCAACAAGAAACAggtgaagaaaaaaaagataatgGTAATACAGAAGAAGAACAGCGGCAACCACAACAAAACATTCACATACCTGCTGCAAAATTTGTAGCTTTTTACAGCAGTAATAAACAAGAGACTGGTCAACAAAATTGTCAGCATAATCAAAAAGAAAATGAAgcagaacaacaacaacagaaacAACAAAGCATAGGAGTGCAACCTGTAATAGATTCACCTTCACAATCACCCAAGAAGTTGATATTCAAAGAAAATCCCAACGTAATAGCCATTACACAATCTTTCTTACAACCAATCATACCAGTAGCTACTGTGAATCCTATTAACACCCtggatgattatgatgat GGTGTTACTGAGATTACTACAGACAATGGAGACTCAAGTAGTAGTTCTGAGGATGATAGTGAGACCAGTGATAATGATGATCAAGAGAAGAACACCTCTAATCAACCTAAACCAATCCTGGTATACCCCTGCAGTAGCAACCATGATGGAGAAGAAACTATTAATCTTATGCTTCCTCAAAAATGTGAAGAGAAAACTTCATTTGAATTGGATGACGACAAGTTCAGAGCTTTAACTAAGAAAAATACCTTGAGGAACCGTGCCAATATTACTGCTTCATTGAGAAGCTTAATT GACTACAATGATGATAGAGTGTACAAGAGTGACAGTCTCAAT TCAAACATGTCAGACATGAGAAGCATTTACAGTGGATCAGTGATGTATACTCATGATGATGTTACTGGGGAGATCCAGATGGGTGTGTCGTATTCTGACACAGATAATACCCTCAAAGTGTCAATCAACAAGGTCCGAGGACTCACTCCACCCAACAAGATTGCTGAGAACCACACTAACCC CTATGTGAAAACTTATCTACTACCTGATTGGAGTAAGACAACTAAGAAGAAGACTTCAGTTAAGAAAGGAGTTGACCCCATCTTCAATGAAATTATTAAG TATCCAATCAAACGTCAGGAGCTGTCCAAACACACCCTCAAGGTGGGGGTTTGGCATAATGACTTTTGGAGACACAACATGTTCTTGGGAGAGGTTATGCTACCATTGGACAAAGTTGACTGGTCCAATCCTTCTGATAAGTGGTATGGACTGAAAGAACTA AGCCATGATACCAGTCAGTTAACAGATTGTGGACAGTTAAAGGTGTCACTACAGTTCAACATTACCAATGACAAAAAACAGATGGGAGATCTTGTGGTCACTATTATCAGTGGTCATAATCTGCTGCAAACTGAATTGACCTGTAACCCTGTAGTGAAATG TCATCTTCTACCAGACTACAAAAAGAAGTTCAAGACCAAAGTGTTGAAGGATAGTAGTGATCCAGAATGGAATGAACAATTTGTGTTTGACCACCTAAAGCTGGAAGACCTTTGTAAAAATAGAGTGATTGAGTTGACAGTGTGGAATTCAACAAACAACACCAAACACTATGATTTCATTGGTGGTCTAAGGTTGGGACCACGTCCTAATCACAAAAAGCAGTTAAGTTACATGGATAGTTCAGGAAATGAGTTATCACATTGGATGAGTGTTGTCAACACCCCTGGTAAATGTGTGGAACAATTACACACACTGAGACACAACATGGATCCACTACCCATGGGAGTGACATCACAACAGGAAGTGACATCACAAAACTCCTTCAAGGCTGTTAGTAAGACTCTTCCTAGTGGTGGATCTGATTCTGATAACAGCAGCAGACAACTG GTTGATACACCAGTACACATTGGAGAAGTGAGAGTGATGTTACAATTTGTACCTGACACTAACAAGTCAGGGAAACTCAAAGTTTGGATCAGGCAGGCTAGCAGGTTAAAGACACGTTATGATAATGGATCATTTGTAGTCTG cactCTACTGCCTAAGGGCAAATACGAGAAGTTCAAGTCAACAGTTATTCAGAATGATGAGAACTCACTTTACAATGCCAAGTTCCAGTTTGACAAAATCACAGATGTGGAGTTATCATATGATAGAGTACTGGAGATCACTATATGGGAACCACATCGTAACACTAATGAATTTGTAGGTGGTGTTAGACTTGGACCCAAACCACAGGCTGGTAGTAGGatgaacagtgttgggagtgaAGTTAACCAATGGGAGATGATGATGGCTCATCCCAAGGAATGGATTGATGAATGGTATCCACTAGTATTACTGaataaaccacaaaaagtttaa
- the LOC136249176 gene encoding synaptotagmin-like protein 4 yields the protein MSQIVQLSFLSEKEEEAILSVIEEDLKLQKEEERRIQKLRDDIIASLTLKCRRSHARTICACCGVLFGWIFDSGKMCPTCSQWICKRDQIHRSDNNQWICKLCNVRMELHINEKMLDVSLDPFSMLCVSFNTRDGEMEQQFHCKQQNYLLQKEETGQDYQNPEMFQQLETTGKESEEKRKDNGDTANFVAFFNSNTQETCQQNCQHSQKKEGAEQQQQQQQMQPVTCTYSQSPKKLTFKEKPNIKIITQSFLAIMNPVDTLDDDNDHGVTEITTDNEDSSSSSEDYSETSDDDDQEKNTSNQPKPILVYPSSNHDGGETINLMFPQECEIKASFELDDDDFRALTKQNTLRNRVNVTSSLRSLTRHDTSRLTDCGQLKVSLQFNITNDKKQMGDLVVTIIGGHNLLQTESTCNPVVKCHLLPDHKKKFKTKVLKDSSDPEWNEQFVFDHLKLEDLSKNRVIELTVWNSTNTKHYYFIGGLRLGPPPNHKKQLSYMDSSENELSHWMSVVNTPGQCVEQLHILRHSMDPLPMGVTSQQEVTVQNSFKTVTKTPPSGGSDSDNTSMVVYSSRQLVDTPVHIGELRVMLQFVPEIADKSGKLKVWIRQASRLKTRYDNGSFVVCTLLPKGKHQKLKSPLVIHNDENSLYNAKFQFDEVTEVKLSYDRVLEISIWEPHHNTNEFVGGVRLGPKPHAGNKNKWMDSVGNEVSQWEMMMTRPKEWIDEWHPLRLVNKPQKV from the exons ATGTCTCAGATAGTCCAGTTGTCGTTCCTCTCTGAAAAGGAGGAAGAAGCGATCCTTTCCGTGATCGAAGAAGATCTCAAGCTTCAGAAGGAAGAAGAAAGGCGTATCCA GAAACTACGTGATGATATTATCGCAAGCCTCACGCTGAAGTGCAGGAGAAGCCACGCTAGGACAATCTGCGCTTGCTGTGGTGTCCTGTTTGGCTGGATATTCGACTCCGGGAAGATGTGCCCAACCTGCTCCCAGTGGATATGCAAACGTGACCAGATCCATCGCTCGGACAATAATCAGTGGATTTGTAAACTTTGCAACGTCCGAAT GGAGTTGCACATCAATGAGAAGATGTTGGATGTCTCCCTTGATCCATttagtatgttgtgtgtgtccTTCAATACAAGAGATGGTGAAATGGAACAACAATTTCACTGCAAACAACAAAACTACCTACTACAAAAAGAAGAAACAGGACAGGACTACCAGAACCCAGAAATGTTTCAACAATTGGAAACAACAGGCAAGGAAAGTGAAGAAAAAAGAAAAGACAATGGTGATACTGCAAACTTTGTAGCTTTTTTCAACAGTAATACACAAGAGACTTGTCAACAAAATTGTCAGCATAGTCAAAAGAAAGAAGGAGCagagcaacaacaacagcaacaacaaatgCAACCTGTAACATGTACATATTCACAATCACCCAAGAAGTTGACATTCAAAGAAAAACCCAACATAAAAATCATTACACAATCTTTCTTAGCTATTATGAATCCAGTTGACACCctagatgatgataatgatcat GGTGTTACTGAGATTACTACAGACAATGAGGACTCAAGTAGTAGTTCTGAGGATTATAGTGAGaccagtgatgatgatgatcaagAGAAGAACACTTCTAATCAACCTAAACCAATCCTGGTATACCCCAGTAGCAACCATGATGGAGGAGAAACTATCAATCTTATGTTTCCTCAAGAATGTGAAATTAAAGCTTCATTTGAATTGGATGATGATGATTTCAGAGCTTTAACTAAGCAAAACACCTTGAGGAATCGTGTGAATGTGACTTCTTCATTGAGAAGCTTAACT AGGCATGATACCAGTCGGTTAACAGATTGTGGACAGTTAAAGGTGTCACTACAGTTCAACATTACCAATGACAAAAAACAGATGGGAGATCTTGTGGTCACTATTATTGGTGGTCATAATCTGCTGCAAACTGAATCGACCTGTAACCCTGTAGTGAAATG TCATCTTCTACCAGACCACAAAAAGAAGTTCAAGACCAAAGTGTTGAAGGATAGTAGTGATCCAGAATGGAATGAACAATTTGTGTTTGACCACCTAAAGCTGGAAGACCTTAGTAAAAATAGAGTGATTGAACTGACAGTGTGGAATTCAACAAACACCAAACACTATTATTTCATTGGTGGTCTAAGGTTGGGACCACCTCCCAATCACAAAAAGCAGTTAAGTTACATGGATAGTTCAGAAAATGAGTTATCACATTGGATGAGTGTTGTCAACACCCCCGGTCAATGTGTGGAACAATTACACATACTGAGACACAGCATGGATCCACTACCCATGGGAGTGACATCACAACAGGAAGTGACAGTACAAAACTCTTTCAAGACTGTTACTAAGACTCCTCCTAGTGGTGGATCTGATTCTGATAACACCAGTATGGTGGTGTACAGCAGCAGACAACTG GTTGATACACCAGTGCACATTGGAGAATTGAGAGTGATGTTACAATTTGTACCTGAAATAGCTGACAAGTCAGGGAAGCTCAAAGTTTGGATCAGGCAGGCTAGCAGGTTAAAGACACGTTATGATAATGGATCATTTGTAGTCTG CACTCTACTGCCTAAGGGAAAACACCAGAAGTTAAAGTCACCATTAGTTATTCATAATGATGAGAACTCACTTTACAATGCCAAGTTCCAGTTTGACGAAGTGACGGAAGTGAAGTTATCATATGATAGAGTGCTAGAGATCTCTATATGGGAACCACATCATAACACTAATGAATTTGTAGGTGGCGTTAGACTTGGACCCAAACCACATGCTGGTAATAAGAATAAGTGGATGGATAGTGTTGGGAATGAAGTTAGCCAATGGGAGATGATGATGACTCGTCCCAAAGAATGGATTGATGAATGGCATCCACTGCGATTAGTGAATAAACCGCAAAAAGTTTAA